A stretch of Calditrichia bacterium DNA encodes these proteins:
- a CDS encoding T9SS type A sorting domain-containing protein, with protein MEQNYPNPFNPETTIRFALPQSGNVTLKIFNLSGQLVRTLVSSEFAAGQHQIVWNGRNDNGEKVASGMYLYRITAGSFVQTKKMMLMK; from the coding sequence TTGGAGCAAAACTATCCCAACCCGTTCAACCCGGAAACGACCATCCGTTTCGCTTTGCCGCAATCCGGCAACGTGACGCTCAAAATCTTCAACCTGAGCGGTCAGTTGGTGCGCACGTTGGTCAGCAGCGAGTTTGCTGCAGGGCAACACCAGATCGTTTGGAACGGTCGGAATGATAACGGCGAAAAGGTTGCCAGCGGAATGTATCTCTACCGCATCACCGCCGGATCATTTGTCCAAACCAAAAAGATGATGTTGATGAAGTAA
- a CDS encoding T9SS type A sorting domain-containing protein → MTMTWDVGSGYSDSIPSSSDAVVLAVDQTDTDSNNDSDNESTTVSFPQVDLEVTISENVDPVVAGSNGGIDNLVHTITVTNNGPATATNIVIQFGANTTTAPTLAFQAGSQGPGGNEWSIPSIALGNSVTMTLTWDVGSGYSDSNPISSNALVLAVDQTDTDSNNDSDNESTTVSFPQVDLEVTISENVDPVIAGSNGGIDNLVHTITVTNNGPATATNIVIQFGANTVPSPTLAFQVGSQGPGGNEWSIPSIASGNSATMTMTWDVGLGYSDTNPISSDALVLAVDQTDTDSNNDSATESTTVNPPAGLDICAEIDLLVDEVNALLNNPGTPRKSKSKLIKAKDYLNSACDNFTAGEYDRGFNDLADAADELNKAMDKGANADAVRIATVDLARLIATETIADAQAYAGDPAIDHLLNKAAEALADGDVERADDKFDKAVKEYGKAWEYAAEAIQLANNTGTGGEISMDLDPVLNAIDALLANNPNKKARKALQKAHGKVTDAQSKYDNGDIEDGYGKLEDAVGYLEDAADEGSDADPVIADLLTLGREYAVAKITEAQTYAGTPEVDQQITKAQNYLNDGDAAAAQGKNEKAMDRYGKAWIEAQEGVLLGNGLGKTAGEPVAVIPTEYGLDQNYPNPFNPETTIRFALPQSGNVTLKIFNLSGQLVRTLVSSEFAAGQHQIVWNGRNDLGEKVASGMYLYRITAGSFVQTKKMMLMK, encoded by the coding sequence ATGACGATGACCTGGGATGTCGGAAGTGGCTATAGCGACTCAATCCCATCAAGCTCCGACGCCGTTGTGCTGGCGGTTGACCAAACCGATACAGACAGCAACAACGACAGTGATAACGAATCGACGACAGTAAGTTTCCCGCAGGTCGATCTTGAAGTCACGATTAGCGAAAACGTTGACCCTGTAGTAGCCGGTTCGAATGGCGGCATAGACAACCTCGTCCACACCATTACGGTGACGAACAACGGACCCGCGACAGCAACCAACATCGTGATTCAGTTTGGCGCCAACACCACAACGGCGCCAACACTCGCTTTCCAGGCAGGCAGTCAAGGACCGGGTGGCAATGAGTGGAGTATTCCCAGCATCGCTTTGGGGAACTCGGTAACGATGACGCTGACCTGGGATGTCGGAAGTGGCTATAGCGACTCCAATCCCATCAGCTCCAATGCCCTTGTGCTGGCGGTTGACCAAACCGATACAGACAGCAACAACGACAGTGATAACGAATCGACGACAGTTAGTTTCCCGCAGGTCGATCTTGAAGTCACGATTAGCGAAAACGTTGACCCTGTGATAGCCGGTTCGAATGGCGGCATCGACAATCTCGTCCACACCATTACGGTGACGAACAACGGACCCGCGACAGCAACTAACATCGTGATTCAGTTTGGCGCTAACACCGTACCGTCTCCAACCCTCGCTTTCCAGGTAGGCAGTCAAGGTCCGGGTGGCAATGAGTGGAGTATTCCCAGCATCGCTTCGGGGAACTCAGCCACGATGACGATGACCTGGGATGTCGGACTTGGGTATAGCGACACCAACCCCATCTCCTCCGATGCCCTTGTGCTGGCGGTTGACCAAACCGATACAGACAGCAACAACGACAGTGCAACAGAATCAACAACGGTAAATCCACCGGCAGGACTGGATATCTGTGCGGAAATCGATTTATTGGTTGATGAAGTGAATGCACTGTTGAACAATCCCGGCACGCCACGGAAATCCAAAAGCAAACTGATCAAAGCCAAAGATTATCTGAATAGCGCCTGCGACAACTTCACCGCCGGTGAATACGATCGCGGATTTAATGATCTGGCAGATGCCGCTGATGAACTCAACAAAGCCATGGACAAAGGCGCCAACGCCGATGCCGTTCGCATTGCCACAGTCGATCTGGCGCGACTCATCGCCACCGAAACCATCGCCGATGCCCAAGCCTATGCCGGTGACCCGGCAATCGATCACCTGCTCAACAAAGCCGCAGAAGCCCTCGCTGATGGCGACGTCGAACGCGCCGATGACAAATTCGACAAAGCCGTAAAAGAATACGGCAAAGCCTGGGAATACGCCGCAGAAGCCATCCAATTGGCAAATAACACCGGCACCGGCGGGGAAATTTCCATGGATCTCGATCCGGTTCTGAATGCCATCGACGCATTACTGGCAAACAATCCCAATAAAAAAGCCCGAAAAGCGTTGCAAAAAGCGCACGGCAAAGTGACTGATGCCCAAAGCAAATACGACAACGGCGATATCGAAGACGGCTACGGCAAATTGGAAGATGCTGTCGGCTATCTGGAAGACGCCGCCGATGAAGGCTCGGACGCAGATCCGGTGATTGCCGACCTGCTCACGCTCGGTCGCGAATATGCGGTTGCCAAAATCACCGAAGCGCAAACCTACGCCGGCACACCGGAAGTGGATCAGCAGATCACCAAAGCCCAGAATTACCTGAACGACGGGGATGCTGCCGCTGCGCAGGGCAAAAACGAAAAAGCGATGGATCGCTACGGCAAAGCCTGGATAGAAGCGCAGGAAGGCGTGCTGCTCGGCAACGGACTCGGCAAAACCGCCGGCGAACCGGTTGCGGTCATTCCCACCGAATACGGGCTGGATCAGAACTATCCCAACCCGTTCAACCCGGAAACGACCATCCGTTTCGCTTTGCCGCAATCCGGCAACGTGACGCTCAAAATCTTCAACCTGAGCGGTCAGTTGGTGCGCACATTGGTCAGCAGCGAGTTTGCTGCAGGGCAACACCAGATCGTTTGGAACGGTCGCAACGATCTCGGCGAAAAAGTCGCCAGCGGGATGTATCTCTACCGCATCACCGCCGGATCGTTTGTCCAAACCAAAAAGATGATGTTGATGAAGTAA
- a CDS encoding FMN-binding protein — protein sequence MKLYLVREREIPKGKFSLQLLKINHREWFIVVAITVLFTSATLSSLHAQVFKSQEKALAEAFATADTVRRETLFLDEAQQRTIEAAAKMPLSTGIISYYVGEKNGKPYRYVFFEDEVVRTKKAVLMVAIDADAAIESVSVLAFYEPMDYLPVARWFNLFAGKTTADAIQPGRDIDGVTGATLSVRTFSGIARRTLAVFAEIKEQSK from the coding sequence ATGAAATTATACTTAGTCCGGGAACGGGAAATCCCGAAAGGAAAATTCAGTTTGCAATTATTGAAAATCAATCACCGCGAATGGTTTATAGTTGTCGCAATAACGGTTTTGTTTACATCTGCAACGTTAAGTTCGTTACATGCGCAGGTATTCAAAAGTCAGGAAAAAGCGCTGGCAGAGGCGTTTGCTACAGCGGACACCGTTCGTCGGGAAACGCTGTTTTTGGATGAAGCGCAGCAACGCACAATCGAGGCAGCAGCCAAAATGCCTTTGAGCACCGGCATCATCAGCTATTATGTCGGGGAAAAAAACGGCAAGCCCTATCGCTATGTTTTTTTTGAAGATGAAGTGGTGCGAACCAAAAAAGCCGTGCTGATGGTTGCGATAGATGCAGATGCCGCCATCGAAAGTGTGAGCGTGCTGGCGTTTTACGAACCGATGGATTATTTGCCGGTTGCCCGATGGTTTAACCTGTTCGCCGGAAAAACCACAGCAGATGCCATCCAGCCCGGACGCGATATCGACGGGGTAACCGGCGCAACGCTCAGCGTGCGAACATTTTCCGGCATCGCCCGGCGAACACTGGCTGTTTTTGCAGAAATAAAGGAACAATCGAAATGA
- a CDS encoding NAD(P)-dependent alcohol dehydrogenase, with protein MKAIVCTKYGSPDVLQLKEVEKPTPKPDEVLVKIFATTVTAAEGMMRKGTPFYGRLMLGILRPKSPIPGTGFAGIIESVGENVSQFKPGDAVFGETSVNFGANAEYLTISESGLLVPQPENLPFADTAPICDGALTAMNFLKNLAIIQPGQRVLINGASGSQGTYAVQLAKHFGAIVTGVCSTKNVALVQSLGAEHVIDYTKTDFTKNKQRYDIVYDTVGKLSFSGCKSALTENGVFISPVLAMSLLFQMLWTSKFSSKKAKFSATGLLPIPESKKLLTELVSLFASGTIKTVIDRRYPLEGVPDAHRYVETGHKTGNIVIDVVQE; from the coding sequence ATGAAGGCAATCGTTTGCACTAAATATGGATCTCCCGATGTTCTCCAGCTAAAAGAAGTTGAAAAACCCACCCCAAAACCCGACGAAGTGCTGGTCAAGATATTCGCAACAACCGTAACCGCAGCAGAAGGCATGATGCGAAAAGGTACACCCTTTTACGGGCGATTGATGCTGGGTATTTTGCGCCCGAAAAGCCCCATTCCGGGAACCGGGTTTGCCGGAATTATTGAATCTGTTGGAGAAAATGTCAGTCAATTTAAACCGGGCGATGCCGTTTTTGGAGAAACCAGCGTAAATTTTGGTGCAAACGCGGAATACCTCACGATTTCGGAATCCGGATTACTCGTGCCGCAGCCGGAAAATTTGCCGTTCGCAGATACCGCGCCCATTTGCGACGGCGCGTTGACCGCAATGAATTTCCTGAAAAATCTGGCAATTATCCAACCTGGACAACGGGTGCTGATAAACGGCGCATCCGGAAGCCAGGGCACGTACGCGGTGCAACTGGCCAAACATTTTGGGGCAATCGTAACCGGCGTTTGCAGTACAAAAAATGTCGCGTTGGTGCAATCGCTCGGCGCAGAACATGTTATCGATTATACCAAAACAGATTTTACAAAAAACAAGCAACGGTATGATATTGTTTACGATACCGTCGGCAAACTATCGTTTTCGGGCTGTAAAAGCGCGTTAACGGAAAACGGGGTTTTCATATCGCCCGTGCTCGCGATGTCGCTGCTATTTCAAATGCTGTGGACATCGAAATTCAGCAGTAAAAAAGCCAAATTTTCCGCCACCGGATTATTGCCAATTCCCGAATCAAAAAAATTGCTCACGGAACTTGTTTCTTTGTTTGCATCCGGAACAATAAAAACAGTGATCGACCGGCGTTATCCGCTGGAAGGCGTTCCCGACGCTCACCGATATGTTGAAACGGGTCACAAAACCGGCAATATTGTCATCGATGTGGTGCAGGAATAG
- a CDS encoding HAMP domain-containing protein: protein MKKRYYLSMLSAFPLIMVFNSIYFIFHKSFDIFLMMGLMHLSLYGLLNFWGTYHLFKPIDKLFNNDGDIELAKQRTDRLNRLSTGWIFIIGTIFTTVSVLPLFIDPSVYGDIEVFTVEKMPMLLIWSGIPATLFIFAIFPAFIIYFLINDFKMDLKSQMFARFGILYPAGKRQIGMMFLVIFIIIVFIPALLAILELAVTLELGDKYAQFSTLNPLESVMIDRLVVLVGVVTSVIFLKRAFTKPIDSLLTEIDKVRAGDYSTRTAIITEDEIGVLTNNFNEMVQELESSHQKLAAQNHTLEIKVDARTRELKEKNIELENTLNTLQQMQKQIIVQEKMASLGQLVAGLTHEINTPLGVIRSMKNTQSKAVARLKSRLENLPADRAASDSEIQKMMQIILNADQSIDQGTERLGGIIQNLKTFARLDEAETAVADIHESMDSVLALIKHDLLTNIEVVREYGDVPPFVCHARKLNQVFFNLLKNACQAIENSGRITITTKVEDNHVFVAIRDTGKGIKPEDLDAIFDPGFSKKGAVVRASMGLSISYQIIQEHNGRIEVASKPGEGSVFTVVIPTAI from the coding sequence ATGAAAAAACGATATTATCTCTCAATGTTGAGCGCTTTTCCACTGATAATGGTGTTCAACAGCATCTACTTTATTTTCCACAAATCGTTCGACATATTTTTAATGATGGGATTGATGCACCTCTCCCTTTATGGGCTGTTGAATTTTTGGGGCACCTATCACCTGTTCAAACCGATTGACAAATTATTTAACAACGATGGCGATATCGAGCTGGCGAAACAGCGAACCGACCGGCTGAACCGTCTGTCAACCGGCTGGATTTTTATCATCGGCACAATTTTTACGACAGTTTCCGTGCTGCCGCTGTTTATCGATCCATCAGTATATGGCGACATAGAAGTGTTTACGGTTGAAAAAATGCCCATGCTTCTGATCTGGTCCGGCATTCCGGCAACCTTATTTATTTTTGCAATTTTCCCCGCGTTTATCATCTATTTTTTGATCAACGATTTCAAAATGGATCTCAAATCGCAAATGTTTGCGCGGTTCGGCATCCTTTATCCGGCAGGAAAACGGCAAATCGGCATGATGTTTTTGGTGATTTTTATCATCATCGTATTTATTCCGGCGTTGCTGGCGATTCTGGAATTGGCTGTCACGCTGGAATTGGGCGATAAATACGCCCAGTTTTCCACGCTTAATCCGTTGGAATCGGTGATGATCGATCGTTTGGTTGTTTTGGTTGGCGTCGTTACTTCCGTCATTTTTTTGAAACGCGCGTTCACCAAACCGATCGATTCGCTGTTAACCGAAATCGACAAGGTTCGGGCGGGCGATTATTCAACCCGGACAGCCATTATTACCGAAGATGAAATTGGCGTATTGACCAATAATTTTAACGAAATGGTGCAGGAACTGGAATCATCCCACCAAAAACTTGCAGCGCAAAACCACACCCTCGAAATAAAAGTTGACGCGCGAACCCGCGAATTGAAAGAGAAAAACATCGAGCTCGAAAATACGCTCAATACGTTGCAGCAAATGCAAAAACAAATTATTGTTCAGGAAAAAATGGCATCGTTAGGACAATTGGTGGCGGGATTGACCCACGAAATCAACACACCGCTGGGCGTGATTCGCAGCATGAAAAATACCCAATCCAAAGCGGTTGCCCGATTGAAATCCCGGCTGGAAAATTTACCGGCTGACCGTGCGGCAAGTGACAGCGAAATCCAAAAAATGATGCAAATTATCTTGAACGCCGATCAATCGATTGATCAGGGAACGGAGCGGCTTGGCGGTATTATCCAAAATCTCAAAACCTTCGCCCGGCTGGATGAAGCCGAAACCGCCGTGGCGGATATCCACGAAAGCATGGACAGCGTTTTGGCGCTGATCAAACACGATTTGCTGACCAACATCGAGGTTGTTCGCGAATACGGCGATGTGCCGCCGTTTGTTTGTCACGCGCGAAAACTGAATCAGGTTTTTTTCAATTTATTAAAAAATGCCTGCCAGGCTATCGAAAACTCCGGGCGGATAACCATCACCACAAAAGTTGAAGACAACCATGTTTTTGTAGCTATTCGCGATACGGGAAAGGGCATAAAACCGGAAGATCTCGATGCCATTTTTGATCCGGGATTCTCCAAAAAAGGCGCGGTTGTGCGGGCGAGTATGGGATTATCCATTTCGTATCAGATTATTCAGGAACACAACGGCAGAATAGAGGTCGCCAGCAAACCGGGCGAAGGCTCTGTTTTTACTGTGGTTATCCCGACAGCAATATGA
- a CDS encoding sulfite exporter TauE/SafE family protein — protein sequence MDPGLIFAAATGLLAGIVHVLIGPDHLAAVAPLSVNQRQRTWLTGLWWGIGHTSGVWAIGLIVFIWREVLPIETLSQWSERLVGFVLIALGLWTIRKALNSRLHYHEHEHDGDRHAHFHLHQKTPAQPHKSQHSHAHAPFGIGILHGLAGTSHLFGILPALAFPDTVTAVGYVVGFGVGAIVAMSAFSWALGQLAQRLIDRSAQALQWLQYGFSSLAIGVGVAWILFI from the coding sequence ATGGATCCGGGGCTAATTTTTGCTGCAGCAACTGGCTTGCTGGCAGGCATCGTTCATGTACTGATCGGGCCTGATCATCTTGCGGCAGTTGCACCATTATCTGTCAATCAACGCCAACGCACCTGGCTTACCGGGCTGTGGTGGGGTATCGGTCACACCAGCGGGGTTTGGGCGATTGGGTTGATTGTATTTATCTGGCGCGAGGTTTTGCCGATCGAAACGCTGTCGCAATGGAGCGAGCGATTGGTGGGATTTGTGTTGATCGCGCTGGGTTTATGGACCATCCGGAAAGCCCTGAATTCCCGGCTGCACTATCACGAACATGAGCACGACGGCGATCGTCACGCCCATTTTCACCTGCATCAGAAAACTCCTGCACAACCGCATAAATCACAGCATTCGCATGCACACGCGCCTTTCGGCATCGGTATTTTACACGGATTGGCGGGCACGTCGCATTTGTTCGGCATTTTGCCGGCACTCGCGTTTCCCGATACGGTCACGGCAGTCGGCTACGTCGTCGGTTTTGGCGTTGGCGCGATTGTGGCGATGTCGGCATTTAGCTGGGCACTGGGGCAATTGGCGCAACGGCTGATCGACCGCTCCGCGCAAGCCCTGCAATGGCTGCAATATGGCTTTTCCAGTCTGGCGATTGGCGTTGGCGTCGCGTGGATTCTGTTCATTTAA
- a CDS encoding hydrogenase maturation nickel metallochaperone HypA → MHELSICQSIFQSLEENFPETELRHLSEIHLQIGVLSGVEPGYLQNAFELVIAGTQYENVSLTIETRNIIVECHHCGHRFTVEQQRFICPDCGQASSNVVEGNELKVSQIVIEEPDEVSHEKINE, encoded by the coding sequence ATGCACGAATTGTCGATCTGTCAAAGTATTTTTCAATCGCTCGAAGAAAATTTTCCGGAAACTGAGCTGCGCCATTTAAGCGAAATCCATTTGCAAATCGGCGTGCTTTCGGGGGTGGAACCGGGATATTTGCAAAACGCGTTCGAATTGGTGATTGCCGGAACGCAATATGAAAACGTCAGCCTAACCATCGAAACGCGCAATATTATTGTGGAATGCCATCACTGCGGGCATCGGTTTACCGTTGAGCAACAGCGCTTCATTTGCCCGGATTGCGGGCAGGCGTCATCCAATGTGGTGGAAGGCAACGAGTTGAAAGTCAGTCAAATTGTCATCGAAGAACCCGACGAGGTCAGTCATGAAAAAATTAACGAATAA
- the hypB gene encoding hydrogenase nickel incorporation protein HypB, which produces MKKLTNKAVGTLQVHDVSLNLLKANDYVAEMIRKQMFDQNILLINLVSSPGSGKTSLLEETIKLLKDRVNIAVLEGDLQTERDAERIRKHGIQALQIVTGGICHLEAQMIQQAMPNLDLSDVDILFIENVGNLVCPASYDLGEDIRVTLVSVTEGDDKPKKYPSMFLTTDIMLVTKSDLLPYVPFSVDAVIKDAHEVNAAIQPFVLSSMKGDGMEEWCDFLIQQLATKRETETAT; this is translated from the coding sequence ATGAAAAAATTAACGAATAAAGCGGTCGGTACGCTGCAAGTGCACGACGTTTCATTGAATTTATTGAAAGCCAATGATTACGTTGCAGAGATGATCCGCAAACAGATGTTCGATCAAAACATTCTGCTCATCAATCTGGTGTCGTCTCCCGGCAGCGGCAAAACCAGTTTGCTGGAAGAAACCATCAAATTATTGAAAGACCGGGTGAACATTGCGGTGCTGGAAGGCGATTTGCAAACCGAACGCGATGCAGAGCGCATCCGCAAACACGGCATTCAGGCGCTGCAAATTGTCACCGGCGGCATCTGCCATCTGGAAGCGCAGATGATCCAGCAGGCAATGCCCAATCTCGATTTATCGGATGTCGATATTCTGTTCATCGAAAATGTCGGCAATCTGGTTTGCCCGGCGTCATACGATTTGGGTGAGGACATCCGCGTCACGCTCGTTTCCGTTACCGAAGGCGATGACAAGCCCAAAAAATACCCGAGCATGTTTCTCACAACCGATATCATGCTGGTCACAAAATCCGACCTGCTGCCGTATGTCCCGTTTTCCGTGGATGCGGTCATCAAAGATGCGCACGAAGTAAACGCCGCAATACAGCCGTTTGTGCTGTCCAGCATGAAAGGCGACGGCATGGAAGAATGGTGTGATTTCCTGATTCAGCAATTGGCAACCAAACGCGAAACCGAAACAGCAACCTGA
- the hypF gene encoding carbamoyltransferase HypF, whose product MGKHPTTADHRTFHIHLNGKVQGVGFRPFVYRLANEHRLTGWVNNGLDGVHIRVNGSPDGVENFYRALLRDYPSIATVTHSEMREVAQQHFNDFRVSESDGNGIANLLILPDLDMCDDCRAELNDPHNRRNKYAFITCTNCGPRYSIITKLPYDRPNTTMAPFAMCPDCQTEYDHPADRRFYSQTNSCNTCGIRLELISHKNRILATNETAIRQAAAKIRKGNIVAMRGLGGFLLLADALNPKTVQQLRKRKHRPAKPFALMVPDLSAARKYASISPAEAAELTSREKPIVILESRSDAAPAIAESVAPGHDTLGIMLPHTPLHELLMQELQQPVIATSANISGSPILATDAEILDLLGDVCDFVLTHNRDIVMPQDDSVVRFSPLSGTHIVMRRSRSFAPIYHHGMLKIPENRAVLAMGARQKSTISICHQGNIFISQYLGDLGSYETEQLYLSTIDHLTSLLKFSPQSIVVDSHPNYESTNAGKARANSANLPVTELQHHRAHFWALLAENELLDTKSDILGFIWDGTGYGDDSAIWGSESFIFSENRTKRTAHLDYFPLLAGDKAALEPRISAFSLLNDHPEKAALLQQKFSAQEWQIYHRLLKNEHAHPTSSMGRLFDAVACLLGLADKVSFEGEAAMLLERLAWRFVRENGVPENAVPYPFGYSQLTGIISHQPAIAAIVDDIRNGKNPAEIAFCFHFSLVKLIEKIAVSHGLKHLGFSGGVFQNALLVDLSKLILGDYQLFFHRHLSPNDENISFGQLVFATKGQTRESEISPEKHIVEKMGK is encoded by the coding sequence ATGGGCAAACATCCCACCACAGCGGATCACCGCACGTTTCATATTCACCTGAACGGCAAAGTTCAGGGTGTCGGCTTTCGCCCGTTTGTGTATCGATTGGCGAATGAACACCGGCTGACCGGCTGGGTGAATAATGGGTTGGATGGCGTGCACATCCGGGTGAACGGCTCGCCGGATGGCGTTGAGAATTTTTACCGGGCACTGTTGCGGGATTATCCATCGATTGCCACCGTCACCCATTCCGAAATGCGGGAAGTGGCGCAGCAGCATTTCAACGATTTCAGGGTGAGCGAAAGCGACGGAAACGGCATTGCCAACCTGTTGATTTTACCGGATTTGGACATGTGCGACGACTGCCGCGCCGAGTTGAACGATCCGCACAATCGCCGCAACAAATATGCGTTTATCACCTGCACCAATTGCGGACCGCGATATTCGATCATCACCAAATTGCCGTACGATCGCCCCAACACAACCATGGCGCCATTCGCCATGTGCCCGGATTGCCAAACCGAATACGACCATCCGGCTGACCGCCGGTTTTATTCGCAAACCAATTCCTGCAACACCTGTGGCATCCGGCTGGAGCTGATCAGTCACAAAAACAGAATTTTAGCAACAAATGAAACCGCAATCCGGCAGGCTGCGGCGAAAATTCGCAAGGGTAACATCGTCGCGATGCGCGGATTGGGCGGCTTTTTGCTGCTGGCAGATGCCCTCAACCCAAAAACCGTGCAACAGTTGCGGAAACGCAAACATCGCCCCGCGAAACCATTTGCGCTGATGGTGCCCGATCTGTCGGCTGCCCGGAAATACGCCAGCATTTCCCCCGCGGAAGCTGCGGAACTCACCAGCCGGGAAAAACCGATCGTCATTCTGGAATCTCGTTCGGATGCTGCGCCGGCGATTGCCGAATCCGTTGCGCCGGGACACGATACGCTCGGCATCATGCTGCCACACACGCCGCTGCATGAATTGCTGATGCAGGAATTGCAGCAACCGGTGATCGCCACATCGGCGAATATTTCCGGATCGCCGATTCTCGCAACCGACGCGGAAATTCTTGATTTGCTCGGTGATGTTTGCGATTTCGTTTTGACGCACAATCGCGATATCGTGATGCCGCAGGATGATTCGGTGGTGCGATTTTCGCCGCTGAGCGGTACGCACATCGTGATGCGACGCTCCCGTTCGTTCGCTCCGATTTATCATCACGGCATGTTGAAAATCCCCGAAAACCGCGCCGTTTTGGCGATGGGCGCGCGTCAAAAAAGCACCATTTCGATCTGCCATCAGGGCAATATTTTTATATCGCAATACCTCGGCGATCTCGGTTCTTACGAAACTGAACAGCTCTATCTGTCGACAATTGATCATTTAACAAGTTTATTGAAGTTTTCACCGCAATCCATCGTTGTCGATTCGCATCCGAATTACGAATCGACCAACGCTGGTAAAGCACGCGCGAATTCGGCAAATTTACCGGTGACGGAATTGCAGCATCACCGCGCCCACTTTTGGGCATTGCTGGCAGAAAACGAGCTGCTCGATACCAAATCTGATATTCTCGGATTCATTTGGGACGGCACCGGTTACGGCGATGACAGCGCGATTTGGGGCAGCGAAAGTTTTATTTTTTCCGAAAACCGGACGAAACGAACGGCACATCTCGACTATTTTCCGCTGCTCGCCGGCGACAAAGCGGCGCTCGAACCGCGGATTTCGGCATTTTCGCTGCTGAACGATCACCCCGAAAAAGCCGCGTTGCTGCAACAAAAATTCTCGGCTCAAGAATGGCAAATTTACCACCGGTTGCTCAAAAATGAGCACGCGCATCCCACCAGCAGTATGGGACGATTGTTCGACGCTGTCGCCTGTTTGCTGGGATTGGCGGACAAAGTATCGTTCGAAGGCGAAGCGGCGATGCTGCTGGAACGCCTCGCCTGGCGATTCGTCCGGGAAAACGGCGTCCCGGAAAATGCTGTCCCCTACCCTTTCGGCTACAGCCAATTGACCGGAATCATTTCGCACCAACCGGCAATCGCCGCAATTGTGGATGACATTCGCAACGGCAAAAATCCCGCCGAAATCGCGTTTTGCTTTCACTTCAGCCTGGTCAAATTGATCGAAAAAATTGCGGTTTCGCATGGATTAAAACATCTCGGATTTAGCGGTGGCGTTTTCCAAAATGCGCTATTGGTCGATTTATCAAAATTGATACTCGGCGACTATCAACTGTTTTTCCATCGTCACCTCTCGCCGAATGATGAAAATATTTCGTTCGGGCAACTGGTTTTTGCAACCAAAGGGCAGACACGGGAATCAGAAATTTCACCGGAAAAACACATCGTAGAAAAAATGGGTAAATGA
- a CDS encoding HypC/HybG/HupF family hydrogenase formation chaperone, which translates to MCLAIPGQVKELYTLLDGEIRMAKVSFGGVIKEISLEMLDDVQVNDYVLVHVGLAISKVDEDEAQQVFGYLKQMGELDELEPE; encoded by the coding sequence ATGTGTTTGGCAATCCCCGGACAAGTGAAGGAATTATACACGCTGTTGGATGGCGAAATTCGCATGGCAAAGGTGAGCTTTGGCGGCGTAATAAAAGAAATCAGTTTGGAAATGCTGGATGATGTTCAGGTGAACGATTACGTACTGGTGCATGTGGGTTTGGCGATCAGCAAAGTGGATGAAGATGAGGCGCAGCAAGTGTTTGGCTATCTGAAACAAATGGGCGAACTGGACGAACTGGAACCGGAATAA